The region CAAGTCTACTCATCAAGGGAAGGAGCTCTTGGATATCGGCACCATTAAGAAGATCTTCGTCCTGAGTGAACAGGGCGAGTCAGATCAGGCGATTGAGAAACAACTAGGGCTGAAAAAGGGGGTCGTGGCTAAGCTCGGAAGGGACTTTCTCTCCATCGCCTCATGAGCATAAGCAAGTAAAAAGGGACAAGAAAGCAACTTCTTATACCAAGTCCTGCTCCTGCCGGCGTAGGCTATCAGACCCTTGGAACTCCCTCTTGTAAGACTAGAAACCAAAGGAAGAACGAAGAGATAGGACGTCTCTTCCTGTACAAATACCATACGATACCCGTCTTTGAACTCAACCCCCAGCTCAAGTTTACCAAGCACAGTGCCCTCCGTCCACTCTCAAGTCAGCCCCCGTCATAAAGCTGCTTGCCTCGCTGAGCAAAAAGATGGCCGCGCCTCTGTACTCTTCCGGATAGCTCAGTCGCTTCAACATGTTGGCATCCGGCCAGGCGGTCCTCCGTTCGGGAAAGGCGTCGAACAAGCCTGCCGTCATAGCCGTGACGATGTACCCGGGCGAAAGCGAGTTAACTCTGATGCCGTGCTCACCCCACTCCGCGGCGAGGTTTCTCGCAAGCTGCAAGACCGCAGCCTTGGAGGCGTTATACGCCCTATTCATGATCATCTCATTAGCATCCCCAAGCATGCTCATCAGAaaagagggaagaaaaaCTCACGGGCAAATCAACCCCCTATTCGCCACCGTCCCACTCATGCTGCCCACGAGCACCAAACTCCCCCTCTGCTTTCGTGCaatcatctccctcgccaccgCCTGCGCGGTCATGAACACGCCCGTAACGttcacccccatcatcttgtCGACATCTTCCTTTTTGTACTCGAGCGCGGGCGTCTCTTGTTGTATCCCTGCCGCGGCGACCAGGCCGTTGATTTTCCCTTCCTTTTCTGCGATGCCGCCGACGATGGTCTCCAGGGCGGATTGGTCACGCACGTCAACTTGGTGGGCGGTTAGGGCGCCGGAGGGGAAGGACTGCTGGACGGAGAGGAACtcgggagttggggggaggaggtcgagggcgTGGACTTTGGCGccggcggagaggagggctgCGGCTTGGGTTAGGCCTAGGCCGCGGGCGCcgccggtgatgaggatgatgtggttttggagggtgaagaggtcTTTGAACGGCGGGGAGTAAGGGGGTTGGGTTAAGTCGGtttggagggaggtggaggaggagaagggtcgggtggtgttgggaagggggatggtggtggtctgaCGGGTGATATGAAGTGGGTTGTTTCTGGGGAGTGAGGTGGCAGGTCGCAAGGTCATGGATCTGGCCGCTCTGGAGGCAgttctggggaggagggaggccaTTTTTTGTGGCTTTCTGACACGTTCTTGGGGTGTTGGTCTCCTGAGGGTCTGTGGGGGCTTCCGAGAGTGAGGCTTTGTGTCGCAAGCAGTTGTCTCGCTTGTCTTTGGAGGAATGTGAAGTCGAGGCAACAATGATACACGGAGACTGTTATATAGGCTCTCAAGCCTCTCAGGTCCCTGCATTAGACCACATCTTAGCGCGAGTCTATCTGATACACATAGGTACACATCATACGCCAATTCTGATGAtcaaccaccctcctctttcaGATTCCCCTCTCGGCCCCTATCTGCCAGCTCAACTCGATCCTCAAGCCTCAGATTCAAGTCCGAACCGGCACAACCCCAGGATACGGTGCAGCTAACAACGCCGTGTCATGCAACCGGTGAGATGGCCCTGGACCGGTCAACTTCAGATCCAACCCTACCCACTCACCCAAGTCCAATAGAACGGGGCCTGAACCGTATCAAGAACCGCAGTAGCACGCAATATCAAACGTGGttgcctcctcccactgctACAGCATCGAGATGCAGATTCGAGACCGCCCAGCTAAACGCCGATCACCTCGATGTGGGGAAAGCTCGAGGGAGCATTGGATTTTGGAGCAGCGACGGGTTTTCCTCTTGAGGAAGGGCCGAGGGGTAGTAGATATCTGGGCGCGTGGCCTACAGTGGTCTCAGCACACAACATGATGTTGACTGATGGTAGAATGACGCTGGCCAGTGGTTCGGGCACCCCACTCGCACAGTTGATGTCGAAAGTGGCAGAGAGCGGAGCTATAGCTGCAGCAAGTCGAGAAAGCAGCTAGAGGGGTGTGATTCTCAGTAGCGTCCTTTTATCACAAAGCGTCCCGATCGAGCGGCGTACATCTCAAGGTGACAAGTCAACCTGCACGAGATGCACCTTGATAAATCCCGAACCAGGTCCCAGTTGGTCCAGATCGCGACTGGCTCGCTGTATCCGCGCCTATTGGCTTGAAGCCAACAGGCTGGGTTACTTTCTACCACCATCACATCGATTACCAGTCTGTTGTGAATGGAGGAGATTCTGCCCCTCGAGCCATGGCAAGTGTGAGGTAGGACAGGAGAGAAACAGCCGGCTCGCGGCTTGGGCCGGATGCTGTCCTACCCACCACATAGACATTGTCTACACCACCGGAAAGATTGAAGTCGCTCCCGCCATGGTTCCCGCGCTGACCACTTATCTTGGGGTACACACCTTCTCGGCAGTTGTATTCTCTGTCCCACCATATCGCAGTTCGATATCCTCGATTCCTGTTGAGACATGGCCATCGCGAACCTTGTTCCCCCGTTCTCTGATATTTTCGCGAGACATTCGCTGAAATGTTCTTTCTATAGAGGGGTTCGGTCGCCAAGCCCGGATCCCCCGCTTCTGCATGCCGGGTAACGTAACCGCGTTCGGCATCTCCGTGAGCTCGTTGCGAGTTGATCAAGGGAATGAAAAGGCAGGTCGGCCCTCCTGGAAATCTTCCGAAACCAGGCTCATCTTCCGCAGCGTGCCCGGTCCAGGGGGCCATCCGGCATGCAGGTTGCGCATTCCGGCTCCGACATGCGACCTTACGTAAGAAACCCCCATTCTTTGCGCCGGCTCAAGTTGCGATGGAATTGCTATTTCAGTATTTCAGGTAACCCGCACGAGCCATGGTGCCCTCTAAGATGCCCCTTTCAATATCCCGCGGCGGCCCTTGCCTTTCCTATGTCCTGTTATCAACACCAATACCTCAACGGCCGAGTTTCATCATGACTCAGCGGCCCACTGTAACATGCTGCTCTTGATAAGCATGAACTATCGGCCTTCGTATGGATGCTCCTTTTGCACCCAAAGAGAGCCAGCTGGAGCAAAAGAAGCGgcgccagcagcaacagcagcaatgTCCGGTCCTGGCATAGGTTTGTGCTGATGGTTCCTTTAGCATGGGGTTTGGCGTAGCTGCGACGAGCGCGCTAATCAACGGTAGGAGGAAGGTTCCCCAAAAGGGACTCGGGTTGTGTCGGTGCGGGCCAAGAATCCGTGCTTTCGGGAAGACCCGCCGGGTCGCTGATCTCTTTGCCTTGACGACAACCTCCGGAGCTCCGTCTCCGGACGGGACGGCACCGCACACTACACAACGGGCGGAACAAGAACAGATATTTTTTTCTCGCTGATATCCATATCCCCACAGCGCCATAATGAGTGGTTTAACGTTGTTCCCAGCCGTTCGAATCGGGGGATCTGCAGATAGCCTTCTATTATTCATTCCCGACAGTGGACCCTCATGCGTAGTAATTTGCTTTTTTACGAATACCGGTGCAGCTAGAAGCCACCAATCGGCGATCGGAAAGACGGCAAGACTCTCTGGTGGAGAGAGCATCTCAGCAGATGGTCACGAATTCCTTCAGAAATggctgatggtgatgtgaaCATGTCGCCAGATGGGGGTTAGGGTCATTGGCACAGTGGGCAAAGAGTGGCTCCTGTGTGTGGAGGCTGATGATGCTTAGCTGACGCGCCAAACTGGCTTCAGCAATCCGCTGACCGCTTCTCCCCTCAATTCAACGTTTCACCATGTCTGCGTTAGCCTCTTCGAACCGTCTTCTCGAACGATTTGCCATGGCGTAGCTCACCAGCCCTCCAACCGCAACGTCAATCAGGCCCGAACGGAACGATCCGTCATGCCATGCGTGGCTTCCCGCGGCTTTCCTTTTTTGACAAAAACGGAGACTTGACACCTCGCTTGATGCTCATCTCTTTGGAGATTTGCAACTGGAGCCGCCAAGTTGCACGGCTTTCGCTAGGTTTCGCGCCGACGTCTTCCTCAGCAAAAGAAACAGCCATGACCGAGGCTTCAGGCGAAGTCATACGATATCGGATTGCCGAAGCGACGTCCCCATGATGGACCAGGGTCTCGGTGGGTGATGGGTGAGGCGACAGCAGGGGTACCTGAACCCCCGTGTCCAGTCTCTCCATTGATATCTTTCGATTTGTGTCCTTCTAGATTTTCTGCCGAACCGCCGCACCCCGACTCGAGCCATTCCATCCAGGACCCTGGGAGATTGCCTGAACAACACGAGAAGAGCGCTTTCGTCTATTGAGCTGGCGTCAAACTTTACGCCATGGTTCGTCGGAATTATCGGGTTCAAGCCATGGCCACGGTGCAACTCTTGTGATGGGGATATGACAGCAATCTGACAGTGACAGCGGGCTCTCGTTGCTGTCAACCCTTCATTTGTCTCTATCGACAAAATTCCATTCACCATCCCTGTCTGTACCCATATCCCGATGACGTCGATTCCATTCCGGTGGGCTCGGAGAAAAATTAACCTCGAAAATCCGCACAAAACGGCAGCAAGCCCGACGACACAGTGGCCTAGCCAGCAATCGACCTCTTGGCAGAGCGGGGAGTGGAAACTATGGCAATATATTTGTGGGATAATATCACCAGGTCCCTCATGAATAGCCGGCACTAGGTGGGAGACGGTTCTGCTCCGTCGTGATGGGAGATTGTGTATTTCCAAATAGTCCCGTATGGGTGACTTTTCGGGCAGCAGAAAGAGCGTGGCGTCCGAAAATCCGCACAGAACCACGCGACTATGGGCTCCTGTGACAGGCATGGCACAGACCCGCAAGGCTGAAGCCATCGCCAAGTTGTGTCGGCAGTGGAACTCGTGGGACTGGAGCACCCCCTGCACGACACATGGCAGCCTCGAGTGGCAGCGATGGGACCCTCGCAACACGGAAAGACTTTTCCAAACAGCGCTTCGCACACACATGTCAATCTAGCAATCTTCTGGTTCATCCTTGCGAGCCGCGACTATCGTACGAGCTAGCTGACCTAGGCCGGACTATGACTCGCCGCGCccttgaaaaa is a window of Podospora pseudopauciseta strain CBS 411.78 chromosome 1, whole genome shotgun sequence DNA encoding:
- a CDS encoding hypothetical protein (EggNog:ENOG503P0QB; COG:Q), which translates into the protein MQGPERLESLYNSLRVSLLPRLHIPPKTSETTACDTKPHSRKPPQTLRRPTPQERVRKPQKMASLLPRTASRAARSMTLRPATSLPRNNPLHITRQTTTIPLPNTTRPFSSSTSLQTDLTQPPYSPPFKDLFTLQNHIILITGGARGLGLTQAAALLSAGAKVHALDLLPPTPEFLSVQQSFPSGALTAHQVDVRDQSALETIVGGIAEKEGKINGLVAAAGIQQETPALEYKKEDVDKMMGVNVTGVFMTAQAVAREMIARKQRGSLVLVGSMSGTVANRGLICPAYNASKAAVLQLARNLAAEWGEHGIRVNSLSPGYIVTAMTAGLFDAFPERRTAWPDANMLKRLSYPEEYRGAAIFLLSEASSFMTGADLRVDGGHCAW